Proteins from a single region of Runella sp. SP2:
- a CDS encoding ABC transporter permease gives MLTSYFKTAIRALKRNWSYSIINVLGLTLGLACCVVLFVAVRYELSFDRHHRHADHIYRMLGVSKSSPETPNTGITFPALAALRNDFPELKHQLTMVSRVRRAVVSVGGTAVTEKKRFQEPDGVITFAEPEYFNLFDYQWKKGSPQSLTNPNTVVLSERMARKYFGDTDPMGKTIRVDNQMDFVVTGIVQAPPATSSFPFDVFLTHASVVTFGNTSPIDDWKSSYGGAQIYLLLPPSLTLARMESQLVSFVKKYHSPEDAKKFKYALQPLTDIHFATNTTNFARRSVSIEMIWAMALIGIFILVTACINFVNLATAQAIRRAREVGVRKVLGSTRSQLLRQFLGETSVLTSIAVVLALLVAELAWPYVSDLLNITTGAVNLFSPVILAFLAGLGVITTVLTGFYPALILSGYQPILALKGKMKTTRSAHYFTLRRGLIIGQFAVSQFLLIGTIIAYYQMDYFRSADLGFSRDAILTVKLPGNEPGQLENLRAKLAGLPSVQSLSFSMTTPSSAFNWSTGFRFENQEKEPDYGVVMRPADTSYIRTYGLKLLAGRNYLPADTIRELIVNETFVKRLGFQNPEQIIGKKMKVAGEDIEKQIVGVVKDFNVFSLRDQVEPSVLTTQRGNYTTLGMKLAGQEGGVKGISQLLKEVETVWQSIFPEFVFSYEFLDETLANFYQGEERSYALFRLLAVIALFIGCLGLYGVVSFMAESRTKEIGIRKSLGATTAHIFGLFSVDFVKLVGMAMIISAPLGWYVMKQWLSKFAYRIEIEWWMFVLSGAIAIGIAILTVSYQSIRAALVNPVKSLKTE, from the coding sequence ATGCTTACAAGTTATTTTAAAACGGCCATTCGTGCTTTAAAGCGTAATTGGAGTTACTCAATTATCAATGTATTAGGGCTAACCTTGGGGCTGGCCTGTTGTGTGGTCTTGTTTGTGGCAGTTCGGTATGAACTAAGTTTTGACCGTCATCATCGTCATGCTGACCATATTTATCGAATGCTTGGTGTCTCTAAAAGCTCTCCCGAAACACCAAATACGGGAATTACCTTCCCCGCATTGGCAGCACTACGAAACGATTTTCCTGAATTGAAACACCAACTGACGATGGTAAGCCGTGTGAGAAGAGCGGTAGTATCGGTAGGAGGAACTGCTGTAACGGAGAAAAAACGGTTTCAGGAACCCGATGGAGTAATTACATTTGCCGAACCTGAATACTTCAATCTCTTTGATTATCAGTGGAAAAAAGGTAGCCCGCAGTCGCTCACTAACCCGAATACGGTGGTGCTCTCGGAGCGAATGGCGCGTAAGTACTTTGGGGATACCGACCCAATGGGCAAAACAATTCGGGTAGATAACCAAATGGATTTTGTGGTAACGGGTATTGTACAAGCGCCGCCTGCTACCAGTAGTTTTCCCTTCGATGTCTTTTTGACCCATGCTTCTGTGGTAACGTTTGGAAATACTTCTCCCATCGACGACTGGAAATCGAGCTATGGTGGGGCGCAGATTTACTTATTGTTGCCTCCATCGCTCACTTTGGCTCGAATGGAAAGCCAACTGGTCAGTTTCGTAAAAAAATACCACTCTCCAGAAGATGCCAAGAAGTTTAAATATGCGTTACAACCGTTGACCGATATTCACTTCGCAACGAATACCACTAACTTTGCTCGACGTAGTGTCAGCATTGAAATGATTTGGGCAATGGCCCTCATTGGCATTTTCATTTTGGTGACGGCTTGTATCAACTTCGTCAATTTGGCGACTGCCCAGGCAATTCGTCGGGCGCGAGAAGTAGGCGTCCGAAAAGTGCTGGGAAGTACTCGTAGCCAGCTACTAAGACAGTTTTTGGGCGAAACGAGCGTGTTGACAAGCATTGCCGTGGTATTGGCTCTTCTAGTGGCAGAGCTTGCATGGCCCTATGTCAGTGATTTATTAAATATCACGACAGGCGCTGTAAACTTATTTAGTCCTGTCATATTGGCCTTTTTGGCAGGACTCGGCGTGATCACCACCGTGCTGACGGGGTTCTATCCCGCGCTGATTTTGTCGGGTTATCAACCTATTTTGGCCCTCAAAGGAAAAATGAAAACAACCCGCTCGGCGCATTATTTTACGTTGCGTCGGGGGTTAATTATTGGGCAGTTTGCAGTGTCTCAATTTTTGCTCATCGGTACCATCATTGCATATTACCAAATGGATTATTTCCGTTCGGCCGATTTGGGTTTTAGCCGCGATGCTATTTTGACAGTAAAGCTTCCTGGAAATGAACCAGGTCAGTTGGAAAACCTACGGGCTAAACTCGCAGGCTTACCCAGCGTCCAGTCGCTTAGTTTTTCGATGACGACGCCATCTTCTGCATTCAACTGGAGTACTGGTTTTCGGTTCGAAAACCAAGAGAAAGAACCCGACTATGGCGTCGTGATGCGTCCCGCAGATACTTCTTACATTCGGACGTATGGGTTAAAATTATTGGCAGGACGTAATTACCTTCCCGCTGATACAATTCGAGAGTTGATTGTCAACGAAACATTTGTAAAACGCTTAGGCTTTCAAAATCCCGAACAAATTATTGGAAAGAAAATGAAAGTGGCGGGAGAAGACATTGAAAAACAAATTGTGGGGGTCGTAAAAGACTTTAACGTGTTTTCGCTCCGTGATCAGGTAGAACCAAGCGTATTAACGACCCAACGAGGCAATTATACTACCTTAGGAATGAAACTGGCAGGCCAAGAAGGAGGAGTAAAAGGTATTAGTCAATTACTGAAAGAGGTAGAAACCGTGTGGCAAAGTATCTTTCCTGAGTTTGTCTTTTCGTACGAATTTCTGGATGAAACCCTTGCCAATTTTTACCAAGGTGAAGAACGTAGCTATGCTCTTTTTCGCCTTTTGGCAGTGATTGCACTCTTTATCGGCTGTTTGGGATTATACGGTGTCGTCTCGTTTATGGCCGAATCACGCACCAAGGAAATTGGGATTCGTAAATCATTAGGTGCGACTACTGCGCATATTTTTGGGCTTTTCTCTGTTGATTTTGTTAAGCTCGTTGGGATGGCGATGATCATTAGCGCACCTTTGGGATGGTACGTAATGAAGCAATGGCTGTCCAAATTTGCCTATCGCATTGAAATTGAATGGTGGATGTTTGTACTATCAGGCGCCATCGCTATCGGAATTGCGATACTGACAGTCAGTTACCAAAGCATTCGTGCCGCCTTGGTTAATCCTGTAAAATCATTGAAAACAGAATAA
- a CDS encoding VOC family protein, translating to MKIVPFFKVRDIQEAIDFYTKILDFEIKYPDFTFDDWGVDLINGEAELQLSVWEGVSGLDINVLVDDVDILFEKYTQRGLNQSHRIESPVHLRPIDQTWGRREFYVTDPSGNTLRFTAPIN from the coding sequence ATGAAAATAGTCCCTTTTTTTAAAGTAAGAGATATTCAAGAAGCTATTGATTTCTACACCAAAATCCTTGACTTTGAAATCAAGTACCCAGATTTTACATTCGATGATTGGGGGGTGGATTTAATAAACGGAGAGGCAGAATTACAGCTTTCTGTTTGGGAAGGTGTATCTGGCTTGGATATCAATGTGCTTGTGGATGATGTAGATATCCTTTTTGAAAAATATACCCAAAGAGGACTAAATCAATCTCATAGAATAGAATCGCCTGTGCATTTGAGGCCAATAGACCAAACTTGGGGCAGAAGAGAATTTTATGTTACTGACCCAAGCGGAAATACATTGCGATTTACAGCGCCCATCAACTAA
- a CDS encoding ABC transporter permease has product MLQNYLKIAFRNLLRNKIYSFINITGLAMGIAAFVLILQYVSHEKSFNQFHANASSMYRLLNEDVKGSMWGEVEPGWATRAKQRFPEIKDYCRFADGMAQGIVRREGAKTEAFRETNISYAEGNFFSFFNFPLTAGSPKALEKSNVVFLSASYAKKYFGTENPLGKVLMLSNQFDTNPFTVEGVYADMPTNSDIRYDMVFSLETLRHPANLHGNDWVNLENIDNQYINTFFQLNNNVLPSVFEKKLTALRNELSKENDGVKFRLVPLKNVHLAASLSDTYLTQGNLKYVYMLGGIAFLILVIGWFNYVNLSTAQSLKRANEVGVRKVVGATQSHLVRQFLGESLLVNFLSFGLAVLIVLLLQPFFNELIGTPLSFASLASTSVWAWGLGILLLGSLFSGGYTAFLLSNYNPVKTLKGQLAKTSGGGLLRKSLVVFQFAISVCLVVTTMVIYRQLHHMQTQSLGLNPQQLLVVRGPEVGKDATYKVRQTTFQNELMQQTFVKDYATSGAVPSGWYNFATSGFTQPKTKPGDELISYSFAIIGDRFLKTYQIDLKAGRNFTPAECDIDWNQNSKVLLNERAVELLGFANAEEALRTKIKWDERYLDVIGVVKNYHHTGLKRTIDPIIFYPQNNSTYFTIRLTADRMPEKIAALDKLYKTYFPGNPFDYSFVDDNYNKLYVSEQQYSRIFTTASLWAIFIACLGLFGLATFTVESRTKEIGIRKVLGASTVGIMALLSKDFLKLVLIAILIASPIAWYLTEQWLKDFASRITVSWWVFAAAGMLAIGIACLTVGFQSLKAALMNPVKSLKTE; this is encoded by the coding sequence ATGCTACAGAACTACCTCAAAATCGCTTTTCGGAACTTGCTCCGAAACAAAATATATAGTTTCATCAACATCACTGGCTTGGCGATGGGTATCGCAGCTTTTGTGTTGATTTTGCAATACGTGAGCCACGAAAAAAGCTTTAACCAGTTTCATGCCAATGCGTCTTCCATGTATCGACTTCTCAACGAAGATGTCAAAGGTAGCATGTGGGGTGAAGTAGAGCCAGGCTGGGCCACACGCGCCAAACAACGCTTCCCCGAAATCAAGGACTATTGTCGTTTTGCCGACGGGATGGCGCAAGGCATCGTACGGCGAGAAGGTGCTAAAACCGAAGCATTCCGCGAAACCAACATTAGCTACGCAGAGGGTAATTTTTTCTCGTTTTTCAATTTTCCACTTACTGCAGGTTCTCCCAAGGCATTGGAAAAGTCAAACGTAGTGTTTTTGTCGGCTTCTTATGCCAAAAAATATTTTGGTACCGAAAACCCTTTAGGGAAAGTGTTGATGCTTTCCAATCAATTTGACACCAACCCTTTTACGGTAGAAGGGGTCTATGCCGATATGCCTACCAACTCAGACATTCGATACGACATGGTGTTTTCGTTGGAAACGCTACGTCATCCCGCCAATTTGCACGGTAACGACTGGGTTAATTTAGAGAATATTGATAATCAGTATATTAATACATTTTTTCAACTCAATAACAACGTTCTCCCTTCAGTTTTTGAGAAAAAACTAACCGCCCTAAGAAACGAACTCAGCAAAGAAAACGACGGCGTAAAGTTTCGTCTTGTACCTCTCAAAAACGTGCATTTGGCGGCTTCCTTGAGCGACACGTACCTTACGCAAGGAAATCTCAAATACGTCTATATGTTGGGGGGAATTGCGTTTTTGATTCTGGTGATTGGTTGGTTCAACTACGTCAACCTTTCGACGGCTCAGTCGCTCAAACGGGCCAACGAAGTGGGGGTTCGGAAAGTGGTGGGCGCAACACAAAGCCACTTGGTGCGGCAGTTTTTGGGCGAATCGCTGTTGGTCAATTTCCTAAGTTTTGGATTAGCTGTGCTGATAGTACTTTTACTTCAGCCATTTTTTAATGAACTTATCGGGACGCCGTTGTCTTTTGCCTCTTTGGCTTCTACGTCGGTATGGGCTTGGGGCTTGGGCATTTTGCTTTTAGGTTCGTTATTTTCTGGGGGATACACGGCCTTTTTACTTTCCAATTACAACCCTGTTAAAACCTTAAAAGGTCAGTTAGCCAAAACGTCGGGTGGTGGGTTACTGAGAAAATCATTGGTGGTGTTTCAGTTTGCGATTTCGGTGTGCTTGGTCGTCACGACGATGGTCATTTATCGTCAGCTACACCACATGCAAACGCAGAGCTTGGGACTAAATCCGCAGCAATTGTTGGTGGTTCGTGGGCCAGAAGTAGGCAAAGATGCTACTTACAAAGTTCGCCAAACGACGTTTCAGAACGAGCTAATGCAACAAACGTTTGTGAAAGACTACGCGACCTCAGGGGCGGTGCCGAGCGGTTGGTATAATTTTGCGACCTCAGGTTTTACGCAACCTAAAACCAAACCAGGCGATGAACTCATTTCGTACTCGTTTGCCATCATTGGCGACCGTTTTCTGAAAACTTATCAAATCGACCTCAAAGCGGGGCGCAACTTTACCCCCGCCGAATGTGATATAGATTGGAACCAAAATAGTAAAGTATTGCTCAATGAACGAGCGGTAGAGTTATTGGGATTTGCGAACGCAGAAGAAGCCCTTCGTACCAAAATCAAGTGGGATGAGCGTTATTTGGACGTGATTGGGGTGGTGAAAAACTACCATCATACAGGGTTGAAAAGAACGATTGATCCTATCATTTTTTATCCCCAAAACAACAGTACCTATTTCACCATCCGATTAACCGCCGACCGAATGCCTGAAAAAATTGCGGCTTTGGATAAATTGTACAAGACATACTTCCCTGGCAATCCGTTTGACTACTCTTTTGTCGATGACAATTACAACAAACTTTATGTATCCGAACAACAATACAGCCGTATTTTCACGACGGCGTCGTTGTGGGCGATTTTTATTGCTTGTTTAGGGTTGTTTGGCTTGGCCACTTTCACCGTTGAGTCTCGTACCAAAGAGATTGGGATTCGCAAAGTGTTGGGGGCATCCACAGTTGGAATCATGGCACTGCTGTCCAAAGACTTCCTCAAATTGGTGCTTATTGCGATTCTGATTGCTTCGCCAATTGCGTGGTATTTGACCGAACAATGGCTGAAAGATTTTGCCTCTCGCATCACAGTTTCGTGGTGGGTATTTGCGGCGGCAGGCATGTTGGCCATCGGGATTGCGTGCCTGACGGTCGGTTTTCAGTCGCTAAAAGCAGCGCTGATGAATCCTGTAAAAAGCCTGAAGACAGAGTAG
- a CDS encoding ABC transporter permease, with protein sequence MLRNYFIIAWRNLLKNKVFSFINVTGLAVGMAVSMLILLYVSHELSYDRFHTKGKRIFHTFIQMNFGGNTVQFNQLSKNFGPAIKQANSEVEDFVRIASSFRGDVVIKSDESHQFFERGFYFSEPSLFNVFAFEFVNGSAASALNEPNAVVMTETMAKKYFGNTNPVGKTLIYNKNEALKVTAVVKKLPTNSSLHFDFIASLPTFEGIMKRDPNQRYEADDVVGMGSYETYFLLKNPEAVAKVEAIIPTLLTDKKGELESHSKYQLTPFLETHLGNNWGDSSNTKYVMIFLCIAGIVLLLALINYMSLTTARSTIRAKEVGVRKVLGAHRHHLASQFYGESVLISLLSFALALLLFQLLKTPFYQLLSLSIDDSFVKGPLFLSILLGLVIATALIAGSYPSLLLSKFSPVSILKGKFSAAGQGGRVRRVFIVFQFGASIVLIIFSMVVQRQLHFMQTKKIGMNKEQVLVITLSKEAQKHYAAFRNDLVQSVGIRQLGASSLSLFTGGWNMFFTKTPTTNEDVSLNNMVVDENFIKLLGLEWKHKPDNLEELAHGNQLVVNETAVGKLKISDKPIGQKLDVFDKESKKAEIVGVLKDFNFASLQSKVEAMMLKVVKDTTHLRALYLRLDPKVDVRQKIASIEKSYKKYEPNAPFEYYFLDEAFNQQYRAEQRMGYLFSGFTVIAIFIACMGLFGLITFTAEQKTKEIGVRKVLGASVANIVTMLSKDFLRLVIVANVIAFPIAYYAATRWLQDFAYQVQLKIDIFALAGGLAIFIALLTVAIQATKAALTNPVKSLKSE encoded by the coding sequence ATGCTGCGTAATTATTTTATCATTGCTTGGCGAAATTTGCTTAAAAACAAGGTTTTTAGCTTTATTAATGTCACGGGACTTGCTGTTGGAATGGCTGTAAGTATGCTGATTTTGCTGTACGTTTCGCACGAACTGAGCTATGATCGTTTCCATACTAAGGGAAAACGCATCTTTCATACCTTTATCCAAATGAATTTTGGGGGCAATACCGTTCAGTTTAACCAGCTTTCCAAAAACTTTGGCCCAGCCATAAAACAGGCTAACTCAGAGGTCGAAGATTTTGTACGAATTGCTTCTTCGTTTCGTGGCGATGTAGTCATAAAATCCGATGAAAGTCATCAGTTTTTTGAGCGAGGATTTTACTTTTCTGAGCCCTCGTTGTTCAACGTATTTGCGTTTGAATTTGTCAATGGGAGTGCCGCTTCGGCCCTGAACGAACCCAACGCGGTGGTAATGACAGAGACCATGGCTAAAAAATACTTTGGGAACACAAACCCTGTTGGTAAAACCTTGATTTATAACAAAAATGAAGCGTTGAAGGTGACCGCAGTGGTGAAGAAATTGCCCACCAACTCATCGCTTCACTTTGACTTTATTGCTTCGTTGCCAACGTTTGAGGGGATTATGAAACGCGACCCAAACCAGCGTTACGAGGCAGACGATGTCGTTGGAATGGGGAGTTATGAAACCTATTTTTTGCTTAAAAATCCTGAAGCTGTTGCAAAAGTAGAGGCTATAATTCCAACGCTACTCACAGATAAAAAAGGAGAATTAGAGTCGCATTCAAAGTATCAGCTAACACCTTTTTTGGAAACTCACCTCGGAAACAACTGGGGTGATTCTTCGAACACCAAGTATGTGATGATATTTCTGTGTATTGCAGGCATCGTGTTGCTGTTGGCGCTTATCAATTATATGAGCCTTACCACAGCTCGTTCAACGATTCGAGCCAAGGAAGTAGGCGTCCGTAAAGTACTTGGAGCACATCGCCATCACTTAGCATCGCAGTTTTACGGAGAGTCAGTGCTCATAAGCTTGCTTTCTTTTGCCCTTGCCTTATTGCTGTTTCAGCTCCTAAAAACCCCCTTTTACCAACTTTTATCCTTATCCATCGACGATTCGTTTGTGAAAGGCCCTTTATTTTTGTCTATTTTGTTGGGGTTAGTTATTGCTACGGCACTTATCGCAGGCTCGTATCCTTCGTTGCTATTGTCAAAGTTTTCACCTGTCAGCATTTTAAAAGGCAAGTTTTCGGCAGCAGGCCAAGGAGGTCGTGTGCGGCGCGTGTTTATTGTCTTTCAGTTTGGGGCATCAATTGTGCTGATTATTTTCAGTATGGTAGTGCAGCGGCAATTACACTTCATGCAAACCAAGAAAATAGGCATGAACAAAGAGCAAGTGTTGGTCATCACGCTTTCCAAAGAAGCGCAAAAACACTATGCTGCGTTTCGGAATGACTTGGTTCAAAGCGTGGGTATTCGTCAGTTGGGTGCTTCGTCACTGAGTTTATTTACGGGAGGCTGGAATATGTTTTTTACCAAAACTCCGACTACCAATGAAGATGTGAGTCTCAATAATATGGTGGTGGACGAAAACTTTATTAAACTCTTAGGTCTTGAATGGAAGCACAAGCCCGATAACCTCGAAGAACTGGCTCACGGGAACCAATTGGTGGTCAATGAAACGGCAGTGGGTAAATTAAAAATAAGCGATAAACCTATCGGACAGAAACTGGATGTGTTTGATAAAGAATCAAAAAAAGCCGAAATCGTTGGTGTTTTGAAAGATTTTAACTTCGCTTCTTTGCAGTCGAAAGTGGAAGCTATGATGTTAAAAGTTGTCAAAGATACAACGCATTTACGGGCTCTTTATTTGCGCTTAGACCCCAAGGTAGATGTCCGACAAAAGATAGCTTCGATTGAAAAAAGCTATAAAAAATATGAGCCTAATGCCCCGTTCGAGTATTACTTTTTGGACGAGGCGTTTAACCAACAATACCGCGCCGAACAACGAATGGGCTACCTTTTCTCAGGTTTTACGGTCATTGCCATTTTTATTGCCTGTATGGGTCTTTTTGGGCTTATCACGTTTACGGCCGAACAAAAAACGAAAGAAATTGGCGTACGAAAAGTTCTGGGGGCAAGTGTTGCCAACATTGTTACGATGCTTTCAAAAGATTTTCTTCGGTTGGTTATCGTGGCCAATGTCATTGCGTTTCCGATTGCGTATTATGCTGCCACCCGATGGCTGCAAGATTTTGCCTATCAAGTCCAACTGAAAATCGACATTTTTGCATTGGCGGGCGGCTTAGCCATTTTTATCGCTCTTTTGACCGTCGCTATTCAAGCTACCAAAGCCGCTTTGACAAATCCTGTAAAATCGTTGAAATCGGAATAA